Within Vigna unguiculata cultivar IT97K-499-35 chromosome 2, ASM411807v1, whole genome shotgun sequence, the genomic segment tgctaagaagtcttctaatcattagaaggtctccttcacaaggataggcaatttccttagcctcatcattagactcctcactagaagtctcactctcactttcttgctcatcttggctactatagtggtcaacaccccttaagatcatggtctttttggtggggcattgagatgcaacatgacctctaccaagacacttgaaacatttgatttcactagtgcgagtgtgtgaagatgtgccttcccttggtttctccttttccttgaaacttttggagggttcctctttgacttgcttaccctccctcttgaattctttcttggtataagagttagagtagtcatttcgaaaatttttccttagaatttgttgctctacctttatgcaaagttgaaccaagtcatttaagtcttggtagggcaacaattctactctatctcttatctcaagacttaaaccactaagaaaccttgcaatggtggtatcctcggactccctaatcccagccctcatcatatataactccatcttttgtctatattcttccactttcattttattttgatggagtctttgaagcttatccattagctctctatgataataggagggaatatgtcttctcctaagggctcctttgaggtcattccaatatttgacctcgggactttgattgattctcctatctctttcgagggcagtccaccaatacatagcattgccctggaagctaagggtagctaagggtactttcctctcctcacttatttgatggcaagcaaagagttgctcaaccttcatttcccaatcaagataagcttcaacatcatctttcccataaaagtgagggaggtctattctaatggctcttggttccctaggctctcttctttctcttcttagaggaggaggaggttgatagaagttgtcaactagtctactatcttcttcatagtgtgtgactagtgttggagtgtgggagtacaaatgttgactcctattactcatcctctcatgcaacctttccatatttcttgttcccctcctctcttcatctaaaagttgatgaaatctatctctttcttgtttttccctttcccttgcaattatttcatcttccttccaacgtagtagtgctctcaaatcaaaggcaatttgtttcaaacttatttcttcttcatttgaagcactcatacattgagaaggaggttgagacatttttttttttaagattttggtctttaaaagaaaatttcaaagaagaagtagatagcaaaagcttttagttctcctccaggaaagagaggtgaatcacttggattgcttacataccaagtctttcctagccaagggaacttgaaacttttgtacaaaacttcttaaatgaaattaattcaaagactaagttgacacacactaaactatcaaacaagaaaattaaaaacaagaaagattataagctatatgcggcctaagttttggtaaaagtagaaggcacttggaaccttcaaacttcaccactaaaagcgcttcactaatgtatagaagaggttctagttaggagatgggattgagtacctaagactcccccaagacacctaactaggccatgaacacaagaaggaaagcattacaattttacaactcaatttgaatacaatcaaagtgcacaaaatgtaaaaggtcttcttggctttgtcttcttggcttggtcctcacaagtgtttcactcttgcacttcctcttgatctcaccaaagaggattctctttcgggactaggtactccacctcctaggatgctaccttaggaaaattagatcacctccaaaaagaagtatgcaccaaatatagaaaccaaaccaaaagaggtcaagaaataaagcaagaaaagcacaaaattataattgctaaaccaaaagtgaataatgccatgacaaactcaaaggatcaccaaagaaatgacaaactagaaataaggtaaagaaacaagataagcactcaaatgaattacctaatgaatggcactagaatggatgaaaaacaaccaaaataagctagaaaactgcactgaatttgatttttcactcactgccagtccaaaaacgtgaattcaggcctctgcttcagatatttttcattttttcatttctcaacatttttcaatgattctttttttcactttttcgtctatgtcttagctaaaagaggcaaaaattagatttggatttgcaccggccaattttttatgataaatcaaatacaaacagtgtgcagtcagacagaaactggaacagcagtaaaatacaacaaaataatgctctcaaactcaagtgatggtagtgattctagtgtacttcttttgccactttcttttgatcttttcttttgattctttttggcacttgcttgtattctttttgtgctctttttctttctttttatagctcttacagcagctagtttccaccacaaaacagaatcaccaccacactatgcttgatcatttgcattttaatggaaacaaaaagcacaaaggagaaggaaacttaaaggaatcaaaagaagatcatgaaacacaatgaaacacaatggaaattgactctaagacattgctaagatctaaatagcaatctgaactcaaaaacagaaatgaaaaagcaccaaagcacaattaattgaaaggaaatttagtgtggtttatggtgattttaagcaagcacaaggaaaattcccactggacattaagataactaaggttatctagatgtgaaggttcatttccaaggctcaaagagagaagagagtgttaatttttaaggattaaaaactgcactcaaatctgaaaaaaattcagcaacacatcaccaacaaattcaaaaaaaattaaaagctaaacaaggaattaatgacatatatggactaaacatgactctagacaaaacatatagatcttaaaatcaaaataaactcaagaatcaagagaatgaacaaaacaaaaaaaaacaaatacacaattaaaatgaaaagtaaatggtagaaaccaaatagaacacctaaagcacacaaggatggttcaagatgaagcaaatgaagatgaaccaaagtaaaaagacattaatactcaaaataaaatgaacaaaaacagcaagacaagtaggagaagtgatgaacaacacggaattgaaaaaaaaatggagaagaagcacttaactcactaaaaccaaggctcatgataccacatgatggcttcttcttgtctccattgaagcttgcatgaagaatggaggctccatggatggtgttggatgcggaagcatgaaggaaaggagcttaaggtgtttggtttggtgtaggtgaaaggattcttaagagaggtgaggccaactcctaaggaagaagactagagtaaactagagaagagtttactctaaggtgagctcaaaagagatttgtgcacaaatttgggcagcaattcattactcaatttcaagctgaaaaatacatctcctaagccttctatttatagtctaaaatgagaccaaggggtctccaaaaagtggagggaaaaaggagtctagaaagttgaattttggagccaaaaaggagcatgtgggaggtgtgacttgccacctaagcaagtcacacttgtcttgccatgggaagctaactctcatccttggagagcaagtttgagaagcttctaggcttttctagagtagacacactattcttggcccatttggcccaattcccctttttggtccaaaattacttctaaagcccaatttcctctaaggcccaatacatggcccaaagaaaaatcctattctactgggcccaaaatacaaagcccaaaataaaatcctaatctagtatttacaaacaaaatgtcctaggctaggtcttgacatcttccttggcccatgtgaagttcatcttgggccttgcatgcgcatttaaggcccattcctcttgtattctcctagccatggctcttgttgtaggtcccttggcccGAGGCTTCTCATCACGGGCGTTGCTGACGATACTGGGTGAAGGGAGCCATTTTCATGCTATTGAAACAGTAGGAAGGAGTAATATGATGTAAGAAAGAATGATAATAGGTAAGGGTTAAGGTTGATATTTAAGTGTTGGGAAGGGAAAGAGAATTCTGGTGTAGTTGAGGGAGGGTCTTAGAGTGAGTGTGGAACTAGTGGTCTAGACCAGCATAGTGTTAGTGGTTCTAGACGATGACTAGAGTCAAGTTATATTATAAGAATCGCATGAATTGCCAAGTTGTAGGAAGTGTGTAAATCCACAGTAAGGAGGTTGTTAAGGAATGTTTAAAGTGATGAAAATCGGGACATTAAGGGGAGTAAATAATAGAGCTTATAGAGGTAGGAGTTTTACAGGGGCACATTGAGTATTGGAATAGTTGAACTTCTGTATGACTAATTCAATAAACTAGTTTAAAGGTATATACACAATGTGAAGGGGGTTCAACTGTCCGAAAACGTGATTGCGCGAGACCTTTGTGGTGAACTTGAACAAAAATCATGAAaactgtaagacccgtagaatttaattaattaaataaataattaattaataaatacgggaggggtaataattatgacattaaattatggttggtatgacgtggaaaagtgctagctcatatggttgagagcactttgattgtgcgagaggacttgggttcgagtcctatgtatgctaacttttgatgtcatggttttgttatttaaatttatgaaacatgttcttgtatattatgataattgaattgcGATTCTTAGCATGAAATATGGATGGGTTAaatggtttgatattgatttggcaattgcatggttatgggttcaagccttggagaacttacattaaactttatatttttggcatttttggtTTTGACGTGAATATGGAAAGGTGGGGAGGAAACCTAAGTGAGTGGGCAGCCAAAGGAGGCTGGAagggcagccaagggagggaTTGAATGGCACATTATGTCTTATtcaatgccattttcgttttagtaATTAATCCCTTAGtttaggcacactttaaaaaggaaaattaggttaagggcTAAGGTTTGATAAGCTGATAAACTATACCTAAAGAGATAGCGAAAATCTGAGAGAGTGTGAGAGGTTCTGGGTGAATTTACGTGGCTGAATAGGGAGGAAGCAAGGAAGGTGGGTGATCAAGGGGGATCCTACAAATTGTCAAGCTTAAGCGAAggagaaccaggttaggggagttgaaccGCGTCTTATATTCTTTATTGCATAATTATATGATCAAATGTATGTGTGTTTTGCTGAATCTGTGTTATTGGATGGGAAAATGCTGAGTTCTGGAAATTTCGCATGCGCCGCCTGGCGGGCtgttcatagccgccaggcggcgcaTGCAGAACGCTTATTCTGGGTTCCTGGgaaggaaccgcctggcggtacatacccgaccgccaggcgacacatgttGATTTCACTAATTTCTGGAATTTTAGTATGAattgcctggcggtgatgatcaaccgccaggcgacgcgagttaGTGTTAGCGACATTGGTATATTCTGGGTTCTAGGGTGAGTATGACTGGATAAAAAGTCAGGAGTAAATGTTAGGGGGTGATCTGACATGTGTTTTATTGAATTGTAACGTAATTGAAGTCGTAAATTGATGGAACAGTGTACAAGAACTCTAGGGTTGAATGTTGGGATTCCATTAGCTATGATTCGAAATGGGATACTGGTAGAGTATAGTGGGATTAATCAATCATTGTATTTGAGTCCGAATTATCTTGATTGTGTTGGAATATGAGCGGGGACTGATGAGGAGTCGCGTAGTAGGAAGAATGGTGAAGTCAGTACCATGCCCTGAGCTAGGAGTATAATGGATTGAGGATGGGTGTGAAGGTAAGATGCGAAGAGTAATTAACCAAAACCAGTACTGCATAAGTACTGATACGGCGCCTGGCGACAGAGTtaggtccgccaggcggtagagAGGCAACAGTGGGGTTCTGGTGcaggaggcgcctggcggcaagggggttccgccaggcgacgGCGAAGAAATTCGTGGTCTCTGGAACAGCGTCCGTCTGGCGATGGAAacggttccgccaggcggtagttGCAGAATTTGTGATTTATggggcgcttggcgcctggcggcacgtgtcccccgccaggcggtctggaagctggcagcgcctagcggtacgtgtcccccgccaggcgattgaTACTGTTGCAGCTTGAGTTTTGATTATGAATTTGTAATCTACAGTGCGTCTAGTGATGCTTTAAGGGtgagattgctggtgttcctagagttgtggctcggaacatatcccttgagttgtggctcgggataggggttaagcacgtggtattccttgagttgtggctcggaataacatctctagagttgtggctcgagatggcggatgaacacgaggaacccttgagttgtggctcgggttggcgagtgttgccggtgtgagtgtgctggttgtggccagtacggatgggtccggatagattgccctcctcagttgttggctgacgagtttggtagtcttgggacgatacggactatgttcgtatatgggaactctacctggcgttgcggtgtatgatccgtagcatgttttcccgcacgtgctctatcggttgtggccgataggtatggcagcaaatcaccttgaagtaatccttaGACGTTGTAGAATACGAGTAATCTGATTGGGGGTCAGATGGTAGCAATTAAAGAACTGGGCAATGTGATCTGTTGATGTTATGTATGATACCTTGAGTTTATATGCTTATATTCTGCAACTTTATACatgtgatttaattgttaagctcaccctatctgcgtgtgtgtggcgatgatcgtgtacgcggtacacgggagcagatgttggtgatgcaggtggctctggtgcagcttagtcgcggagaggggattgacttgggaaacttttatatgtatttatttgttttgaaaacaattgtaaaccctgatgggtgactTGATGTTattgtgattttagttttgtaataGACGCTCTAAAATTATCCGCTCaattaataaagctttaaattttcccgcattttgggaaaatgaggtattattaaatgcgttgtttttttttatttattccatttaattatttataaattagtaatatcctgacgggatgttacaaaaacCAGTAAGAGTAtattactggtgtggcgcctggcggtgggattgcacccgccaggcgatagcaagGTAAAAGTGGGCTTCTGGAATTGGTGGCGCCGGGCGGAAGGGAGTATCCCGCCAAGCGATGGCAACGAAATCAGTGGTCTCTTGGATCAcgtccgcctggcggtacgcgcTGCTCCGCCGGGCGGTAGCTAATGAAATTGAGATtctgaggcgcttggcgcctggcggtacgtgtcccctgcTAGGCGATTTAGCTGTTGTAAGTCCTAGTTATTGGACTTTgtagggtgttctacaaggctTTTAGTGATGTCTAAAAGGTAAGATtgctgggttccttgagttgagctcagaacgtatcccttgagttgagctcgggataagggttaagcacgtacattcctcgagttgagctcagaatggcatccctcgagttgagctcgggatggcggatgaacacgaggaacccttgagttgagcacgggttggcgagtgttgccgatgtgagtgtgctggttgtggccagtacggatgggtccaaatagattgccctccttagttgttggctgacgagtttggtagtcttgggacattaggAACTATGTTTgtaattgggaactccacctggcgttacggtgtatgatccgtggcattggttcccgcacgtgctctgtcggttgtggccgataggtttggcagcaaattatcttggggtaatcactagaagaggtagaacacgaatggTCTGGTTGTGGCAAGACGTTAGAGAATTGAGTAAGAGATGGTATCTTGATTTTTGTAGAGTTTACAACTATATAACTGGTTATTTGATTATTGTCATGATGTATGTTGTTttcataagctcaccctatctgcttgtgtttggcgatgatcgtgtacgcggtacacgtgagcagagaatgttgatgcaggtggagccGGTGAGGCTTAGTAACGGAGCATGGGAAATGCTTGGGAGTTTTAtacatttttgtattattttgagttagactattttgtaaactcttatgagagGTTTTATTATGTTGTTTCAGTTTTATTAACTATGGATTTTGCTTTTATCCTTGGaggttaataaaatttaaatttcccacgtttttgggaaatgaggtttattcataaatgcggcagctttataattttaatagttttatttatttaaatcagtaatatcctgacgggatgttacaaaaattgtgccccatacaagtagtgcctccatGTTTTTAGAGCAAAATCCACCGCCGCTAATTCCAAGTCGTGTGTAGGATAGTTTTTCTCACGTACCTTCAGCTGACAAGATGCCTAAGCAATAGGCTGTTTCTCCTGCATGGTATGAAGCATCACAGTACACCTTAAACGTCTTGGTTGTGTCAGGAATAGCTAGTATAGGTGCAATGGTTAATCTCCGCTTTATGTCCTCAAAACAAACTTCACACTCATCTATCCAAGAAAACGGCTGGTCCTTCTTGGTGAGTTGAGTCaatggactcaccatcttggagaaTCCTTCCACAAAATGCCTGTAATAACTAACCAGACCCAAGAAGCTTCTCACCGCAGTAACTGTCTGCGGTCtctcccactttaccactgtTTCAATCTTCGCTGGGTCCACCGCTATTCCTTGGGCTGAGATTACATGGCCCAAGAATTGTACCTCCTCCAGCCAAAACTCACACTTCAACAACTTCCCATATAATTTATGCTCTCTGAGAATTCCCAGCACCACTCTCAGATGCTCTACGTGTTCATCCTGACTCTCCGAGTATATCAGTATGACGTCAATAAACACGACCACAAACTGATCCAAGTACGGTCGGAATATTctgttcatgtaatccatgaaaaTAACAAGAGCATTTTCCACCCTGAACggcatcactacatactcgtaatgCCCGTAGCGTGGCCTGAACGCCGTCTTCTACACATCCTCTggtttgactaagatctgatgatatccagacctcaagtcaatcttagagaacacTGTGGCTCCCCTCAGCTGATCCAACAGATCATCTATCCTCGGTAGtggatacttattctttatggtCAGCTTATTCAACTAATGGTAATCAACGCACAACCTCGAACTGTCGTCCTTTTTCTTTACTAGTAGTAccggtgctccccaaggtgatgCACTCGGCcggatgaacttcttctcaagcaaaTCTTCTATTTGCTTCTTCAACTCAGCCAACTCCGTTGGGGCCATTCTATAGGGCGCCATGGACACTGGGCCAACTCCAAGGATAAGATCGAtggtgaaatccacatccctactCGGTGGCAACTCTGGTATTTCATTTGGAAACACATCAGCATACTCCTCCACTACTGGAATCACACTGATCTTCTCTGCATGAGCCACTATCATAAAGTAGGTGGCTTCGGCTTGTACTTCGTTTATCACCCTCTGAGCCGAGCTTAGCTCCAATCCCTCATGTTCTAGGAATACCAAActgcgccgtccacaatcaattatgatgTGATTGTTAGACAGCCAGTCCATCCCCAAGATTACATCCAGTCCCTCCAAAGGCAAGCACACCAAGTTGACCTTGAATCTACGACCTGTCACTTCCATTGAACACCCAGCGCAAACTGAATTGGTAGCCACTTGACCTGAGGAGGGAGTTGAAACAAGCAACTCACATCCCAAATCGCGTTTCACCAAATTCAATCTCCCCACACATGCATTAGCAATGAAAGAATGTGTTGCCCCAGAATCGAACAACACCAAAACTATCTGACCCAACAATAAGCATGGTTCTAGAATGAGATTACCTGATTTAGTAGCCCTCTGTGGAGGTCAATGCAAAGACCCAACCAACCGCTTTAGCTCTCTCTGCTGGCGATGTTGCTGGTTTCTTCGCGCCAGGACTCTTCTTTTCTAGGCAATTGTTGGCGAAGTGTCCCGGTTTGTCGCATATAAAGCACTTGCGACGGTCGCCTGACCCTCCTACTCCGCCTGCCAACTGAGGACAGTTCCTCTTCAGATGGGGTCCACCACACTATTAGCAAGAGGGACCTTGGGATGTCTGTGGTCTGCTATAAGGCTTTTTCATCTGCCTAGCCTCAACGACATTTTTCTGATGTCGGCTCACAATTGGACCAGGTCCCTTCTCAAGGTGCTCCGCACTCTTGGCATGTTCCACCAAGACAGGAAACCTTCTCTCTCTCAAAGGGGTTACCACCCTCTTCAGCTCAAGTTTGAGTCCTTGTTTAAACTTTAAACATTTCCACTCCTCGGTGATCTTCTATGAGGAATACCTCGCCAAGTGCTCAAATTTGTTAACATACTCCTGCACTGTCATGTCTCCTTGCTGCAATGCCAGGAATTCAGCCTCCTTGTCCTATCTTGTTGTATCTGGAAAGTACTTCTCTAGGAAACGAGTCCTGAAGTTGGCCCAAGACACTAGCTCTTCCCTAGTCTCCATCTGTTGTTGCATGTCTGTCCACCAATATTCAACATCCTCATTCAGTAGGTAAGAAGTGAACAACAACTTCTGCTCATCTTCGTAGTTCATCACTTTGAAGATCTTCTCACATTTGCGAAGCCATGCATCCACTTCATCAGGGGAGGCCTTGCCAGTGAATTCTGCTGGCTTGTGGCGCAAGAAATCCTCCACGGTCGGCACCCTGATTGGTGCAATCGTCGTCCTAGGCTGCACTGCTACGGGTGgctgcatcgcatccaccatccgGTGAATCACCTCAGCGATGTCATCAGCACCACTACTCCCCCTCCTCCTGTTAGTAGCCATAGACTGGATACGCCACATTACAACTGTTAAAAATCAGTCGCTTAGTCAAACAAAACCACACACATCTTTTCAACATTCAACACACAAACATGCAACAAACAACCACAtcgataagctcactccccactagccccaaaatatttaaaaatattttcaaaactaataccaattgtaacatccctaaggaatattactaatatttaataaataaatactgaAATAGCATAAATAccacatttattataaaaccatttcccaaaaaacgcgaaaaatttaaaacttttaatgtaCGTGTCAtaaaccaggagtccataattataaaactaaaataaatccAATGGCTCCCAAAATGGTTACATAATTatcttaaaactaaaataataaacatatatacaaaatcccatgctagccctcgctccgagtctaagcatctcctggcccacctgtcaaatcatctgctctcggataacaagttatccgatcatcgccacacacacacagaaagggtgagctatgcacaatatatataaaacagaTACATGAATTAAACATGTCcccatcccaaaataacataactaatatTTCAAGCTTTTCAAataacccaaccatgacctcatagtccttcatgtgTCATAtccatgaactaggtcttgggacttccctgtgctcccacgaaactaactcattcgtggtccaaccctatgagtctatcccgctcatagtcctgccctacagactcctcgctgtagtaaaacatccaagtctcatacttggaccctggcacgcacacaatcaccatactatagactcctcgcccaatagtagccgacgggaacataacagttcatTGTCCATCGTGCGCCttacacatgcaatcaccataataaggactcctcgcccaatagtagccgacgggaactcaaccagtttcatgcccatcatgtgtccaaccatcaagcacatcccagacccctattggacttagtccgtCAAGCCCAAACACtacaacacatgcatatacttcctatacttaggaAAAGTAGTCATATCACACACACAAGTTCACACAAACATGAAAAGttcacataaactcgcttaagtcAGGGACACTCGCCTAAGCTAAGCCCTCAGCTTCGCTTACGCTAGCTCACCTcacctgagcgagcttaaaacagcA encodes:
- the LOC114174433 gene encoding uncharacterized protein LOC114174433, with protein sequence MPFRVENALVIFMDYMNRIFRPYLDQFVVVFIDVILIYSESQDEHVEHLRVVLGILREHKLYGKLLKCEFWLEEVQFLGHVISAQGIAVDPAKIETVVKWERPQTVTAVRSFLGLVSYYRHFVEGFSKMVSPLTQLTKKDQPFSWIDECEVCFEDIKRRLTIAPILAIPDTTKTFKVYCDASYHAGETAYCLGILSAEGT
- the LOC114174435 gene encoding uncharacterized protein LOC114174435: MATNRRRGSSGADDIAEVIHRMVDAMQPPVAVQPRTTIAPIRVPTVEDFLRHKPAEFTGKASPDEVDAWLRKCEKIFKVMNYEDEQKLLFTSYLLNEDVEYWWTDMQQQMETREELKITEEWKCLKFKQGLKLELKRVVTPLRERRFPVLVEHAKSAEHLEKGPGPICGGPHLKRNCPQLAGGVGGSGDRRKCFICDKPGHFANNCLEKKSPGAKKPATSPAERAKAIVLVLFDSGATHSFIANACVGRLNLVKRDLGCELLVSTPSSGQVATNSVCAGCSMEVTGRRFKVNLVCLPLEGLDVILGMDWLSNNHIIIDCGRRSLVFLEHEGLELSSAQRVINEVQAEATYFMIVAHAEKISVIPVVEEYADVFPNEIPELPPSRDVDFTIDLILGVGPVSMAPYRMAPTELAELKKQIEDLLEKKFIRPSASPWGAPVLLVKKKDDSSRLCVDYH